In Micropterus dolomieu isolate WLL.071019.BEF.003 ecotype Adirondacks linkage group LG01, ASM2129224v1, whole genome shotgun sequence, the sequence acgtcttccagtatcttcaaccaagtccagttgcctttgactttaaccttcattggagtagtttaaaacatttctattaattgttttaaagctccttttaattcattttgaaacatgtatgcatgtgtagtAGGCTAACTGGTAGTTGGTCCCCAGAGACAGTACAAGTGGGTCACTACGCATTAAGGTAAAGGTGATTCTACTGATGGGTTATTTAACAGGGAAGGTTTTCCAGACTTCGACAGCTATGCAAagtagaaaacaaacaaagtagagctgaggttgatgggaatgtcattagttttgcaagtaTAAAGGAGCTGAAGTGAAGCCTTTCTGAACTGTATGGTGTGTTATTCAttcaatatttcagttttttgcaGCGTTTAATGAACACAATTTCCCATAATCCTTAGACAATTGTGGATAAAATGTCATGGCTCGAAAATAAGACGCAAGTAGAGGTGTGCGGTTTACTTCTGATATCTCTGTAATAACAGCAGGACAGAAACAAAGGCAAAGGCTGTTGTTTTGGGAAAATCCCATGAAAATTGGAGTTTTAGTTTTTGAGTTTGTAACTTCGAGTGAGAGGTGCATTGAGTTACAGAGCTCTGTTATACAAAGAAGCACAGACTGTTTTCGCAGCTGCACATCTACCTCCTACAAAACTGATTTCAAGATCTAAATTGATTCATTAGCAGTTCAGATTATTTTGGAGATAttcttgttttgctttgtgttgtGATTATGTTAGATACTTGCCTGCTTGAGCCAAGGAACACCGCAGGAGCGCAACAATCAGGAGCAGGTGGGGGAGAAGGTTTCCCATAGCTGACAGATGCCTCCTTTTGAGACTGAAAAATAATCTCTAGTAAAAACAAACCCAACTCACATTTGCCAGATAGCAATACttttaaacagaaacaggaaataTAACTGCAGCAATAATGACTTACAGACAATCTTATAACCAAAGTGcaaagtatacagtatatatctgAATGATAGCTTTGGGCTGGACAGACAGGTGCGCATCAAATTACAAGCAGGTTTAATTCAGCCAATGGCCTGAAAGCAGGATACACCTTTTGCTGCCCTGTAGAACCCACACACGTCATTCTTTAAAGAGgaatacattttacaaatcCATATATTGCATTCCAAGATAATCCTCGGTTACTGTAATGACTCACCAACATGTGCAGGCATAAATCCTTTAAGACAGTAATGAGGGTTTGAGTAAAACACTCACAGTTGTGGCGGCAGATTTTGAAGAAGTTTATTGGCACAGTTGTAGCAGCAATGtgttcttatttattttcaacaacGATCCCATAACAGTTTGTTTCTATTTGGCGGTAAAAGTCCTCTGGCTAATAGTAACTTTTAATTTACAGCAAATCAGTTCTTAGCAAATGATGACACTTTGAGCTCAGTTGAAGTGATTGTCAGCACTACTGCCTAAAGTGCATATgcacaaaacataaagcaagtGAAACTGAAGATATCTTTAATCACCAGATCTGCTTTAGTTGCTGCTTCGTAGCTACATTCTTAGTGGTTTCGTCTGAAGATACTTGCTGTTTATAAATAGATGTAGTAAGGTATGATAATGGTTATGTTTCAGGGCCTTAAGGTGATGacctttcaaataaaatatattgcaatgcTTTTAAATGGTAACACAACTGTACCCAGTGCTCAGTGTTGAAGCATGTTGTTACATGGTAAATTGTGGTGTTGAAAAAAGTAATATGCTGAAGTACTGCACTTCTCTACCTTTTTACAGATAAATATGTTAAATACATTCTATGGAAGTATTTTCAAAGGACAGCGGTAACAGCCACCGAGCGGTTTTAAAGAGACAAATTCTGGCCCGTATTGCACACCAGTTTTCAACCAGTTCTGACACATCAGCCGCTGAACTCTGCCAACTCCGCAGCAGGAATATTAAAACATCCATTTGTCAGAGGACCAGTCCAAGAACTTCCTGTCTCAGTAGAAAGCGGGGTTTGTGTGCTCGATGACACAGCGCCGGCAGTGGCGTCTAACAAATCGCAGAGCCTCTGGCGAAACCTCGCAGTCCTGCACGTTGAGAAGCTGCAGCTCGCAGCAGTTGGCCGCCAGAGCTTTGAGTCCTCTGCCTGTTACGCTCTCGCAGGCTCTGAGGCTCACTCGCCTCAGGCCCTGGCAGTACATAGCCAGCTGCTCCAGTCCGCTGTCCGACACAAGCGGGCACTTACCCACATCCAGAGACTTGAGTCTGGGGCAGCTCCTGGCCAAGTGGCTCAGGCCGTGATCTGTCAGCCCCTCGCAACCCCTGGCGTTTAAGTAGCGCAGTCTTGGGCAGTAGCGAGCCACGTAGCGCATGCCCACATCAGTTATGCGGGTGCAGTGGGCCACACTCAGGTAGCGCAGGCAGCCCTCAAGGCGGGCGACTTCACGCAGGCCGAAATCCCCAACCAAGCGGCAGTCACTAAGACTTAGCTCCCTTATCGAAGGGCAGTGGAGAGACAGGTGGCGTAAGGCTTCATCCGTCAGTCTGGTGCAGCGACGCAAATACAGGTGTGTTAGGCGGGGGCAGTGGGAGGCGATAGTTCGCAAACCCTCATCCTCGAGGGAAAAACAATCGGTCATGTCCAGGTAGTGAATGGAGATCTGCTGGCCATGTAGAGGGGACAGCTGGAGTGAGGCCTCTTGAGTAAGACTGATACATGTCACCTTGGAGCAGCCTAGAGGAAGAGGAAGCACAGGTTGTCAGCTCACAATCTAATTATTTCTCCAAAGAAGCTTGTTTTTAGATCACATTAGTTCACAGTTTCTCAAGCCTGCCTTAATACGACAAGTGAGGGCACGTGAGTATTGTTTAAAGACTGACTTGAGGTGAACCTATCTTTTATGACAATTTCACTTTTGAAGGCTAAGCTTAAAAATGAGTGGCCACTTGGAGGCGCCAGAGTAAAACCTGCTGTATTTGGCTGCGTGCATGCAACAAGAAGCATGTGCAAACAACtcccaagaaaaacaaaactgtggtAAATTTTCAGGGGGAAATAAATCAAAGGTTGATGTCCTTAGCAGttgatttcattattttgtgcCTTTCAAATAAAAGCCATACGGTTTTTTTTAAGGCCTATTTTTACAACAAAGGGCTTACTTCCTGGTGCTAATGGTGCAGGCATTGCTCTGCCACCAGAGTCCCGTCCAAGTCAATATTATTTGTGTCACTTCCTTAATGAAAGCAGCAGACCGCTCTCCTTACTCATGTTGAGGTAAGTTCTGCTTTCAGCTAAAGAAAGCCTTTCTTCTCCCACATGGGAGCTTAAGGTTGGCAGAGCTTCTGCTTCTCCTATAATGATTTCACCAGCTTGAGTAGAAATGACTGAGAAGAGGAATTCTTTGAGGTAAATCCACACATGTGCGTGATGTAGGGTAGCAGGCACTCCTTAATAAAACTGAGTGAGCCTACCATTGGCCACCAATCAAGGTAGGATGGCTTTGGCTTcaagtatatttctttttacctGAGAGGTTCAGGTGTTCCAGGTTGGGGCAGCGGGACACCACCTCAAACACAGCGTCGTTAGAGATGTTATAACAGCCGGCTACCTCCAGGCGACGCAGCTCCGGGCAGCACTGAGCCACCACGTGCAGCCCCCGGTCGGTGAGCCTTTTGCAGCCATTCACCATCACCGTCTCCAGGGTCAGACACACGTTCGGGGTGTCCTGGCACAGCCGGTGGGTCAGGACCCTGATGGCACGGTCGGCATGAAGCAGCTCTCCCGTTAGCCGGACGGTGCTCCACAGCCTCGGATCCCACGCCAGATTGTACCAGCGGCGGCACACGCGTGCACAGCGGCACAGCTGATTGGTGGGGAGATGGGAGAAGATCTGCAGAAGGGCGTGGTCGGGGAGGAGGTCAATTGGGGCGTGGTGGTGGCTTTTCGACTGGCGGGAGCGCGTGTGAGTGCCGGGTTGAGAGTGGACCACGGCGACGGTCTCGGCgggggcagaggaggaggaagaggagttgGTCTCATGGCCATTACTGGAGAGggcaggtgaggagagagaggaggactTGGATGGTAGGATAAGACCAGGGCTGGGGGTGCTCAGAGTCCGTGTGCTGGAATCTAAACGTGAATGAAAGGAGGACAAGATAGATGTGAAAAGagtgaagagagaaaagagaataaCAGTTCGTTCCTGATGACACAAAAAAGTTACCCTTTGTGTTTTGAACTGTTCATTTTCAAATTACAGTGATTCACAGTTTTTTGATTTATAACCCTGTAAAACTAAAGCCTTGAATATACTTCAAAGCGTACAGGGACAGCTGAGGACGCCACGGACACAGTCTACTTttgtttatactactttctggagtcagcttgGCAGACTTCTTCCACACATGTGCAGTAGATCGATTGGTCCCAAAAATTGGGAGGCACGTGGATGTCAGAACCTACGCGTACACCCTCTGATGATGATATTTTTGTCACGCGGACCCTCGCGTACTCGCGGATGCGGAAAGTATAACACTTGCTTAAGGCTCTCATTTCATATGTTTCAAAACTACATATGTGTgaggtttttgttttcttatttcccATCTTGTTAAATCTGTCTTAAATGTAAGTACAGTGGCTTTTGAGGTAGACCTGGTCTAATGTGATCTGTATG encodes:
- the LOC123978407 gene encoding F-box/LRR-repeat protein 7-like: MGANNGKLYGSEGKGSSSISSDISSSTDHTPTKAPKNVATTEDSSTRTLSTPSPGLILPSKSSSLSSPALSSNGHETNSSSSSSAPAETVAVVHSQPGTHTRSRQSKSHHHAPIDLLPDHALLQIFSHLPTNQLCRCARVCRRWYNLAWDPRLWSTVRLTGELLHADRAIRVLTHRLCQDTPNVCLTLETVMVNGCKRLTDRGLHVVAQCCPELRRLEVAGCYNISNDAVFEVVSRCPNLEHLNLSGCSKVTCISLTQEASLQLSPLHGQQISIHYLDMTDCFSLEDEGLRTIASHCPRLTHLYLRRCTRLTDEALRHLSLHCPSIRELSLSDCRLVGDFGLREVARLEGCLRYLSVAHCTRITDVGMRYVARYCPRLRYLNARGCEGLTDHGLSHLARSCPRLKSLDVGKCPLVSDSGLEQLAMYCQGLRRVSLRACESVTGRGLKALAANCCELQLLNVQDCEVSPEALRFVRRHCRRCVIEHTNPAFY